One Rosa chinensis cultivar Old Blush chromosome 3, RchiOBHm-V2, whole genome shotgun sequence DNA window includes the following coding sequences:
- the LOC112193517 gene encoding IAA-amino acid hydrolase ILR1-like 3 — protein sequence MEWLRIVVLFSTLAIHVSWGLESTTGSLPELSQLSRELLDSAREPEFFDWLRKVRRKIHENPELAFEEDETSQFIRSELDLLGIEYTWPVAKTGVVASIGSGLQPWFALRADMDALPIQELVEWEHKSKNPGKMHACGHDVHVTMLLGAAKLLQLKSKQLKGTVKLVFQPAEEGHAGAYHMLKEVALDGIQGIFGLHVSPEMQTGSIGSRPGPFLAGAGRFLVTVQGKGGHAAAPHLTADPILAACSVILALQQIVSRETDPLEARVVTVGFVNGGQAANVIPETVELKGTFRSLTLDGIHYLQQRIKEVIEMQASVHQCNATVDFMHEKMRPYPPTVIDEALYVHSKSVSEALVGEANVYLLPMTMGAEDFSFYTHKMPAAMFMIGTTDHTLGSNATSLHSPYLVIDEEVLPIGAALHAAVAISFLDNNTDAAAAHSVIH from the exons ATGGAGTGGCTGCGTATCGTGGTGTTATTTTCGACGTTAGCAATTCATGTATCATGGGGTCTAGAGAGCACTACTGGTTCGTTACCGGAGCTGAGTCAACTGAGTCGGGAGTTGCTGGACTCGGCCAGGGAGCCCGAGTTCTTTGATTGGTTAAGAAAAGTCAGGAGGAAAATCCACGAGAACCCTGAGCTCGCCTTTGAGGAGGACGAGACGAGCCAATTCATAAGATCGGAGCTCGACTTGCTTGGGATAGAATACACGTGGCCGGTGGCCAAGACTGGAGTGGTTGCCTCCATCGGTTCTGGGTTGCAGCCATGGTTCGCTCTCAGGGCAGACATGGATGCTCTCCCAATTCAG GAATTGGTTGAGTGGGAGCACAAGAGCAAGAACCCCGGGAAGATGCATGCTTGTGGCCATGATGTTCATGTAACCATGCTGCTTGGAGCTGCTAAGTTACTTCAGCTCAAGAGTAAACAATTAAAG GGCACAGTCAAGCTTGTTTTTCAACCTGCAGAGGAGGGTCATGCAGGGGCATACCATATGTTAAAAGAGGTTGCTCTTGATGGAATTCAAGGCATTTTTGGATTACATGTTTCGCCAGAAATGCAGACTGGTTCAATTGGTTCTAGACCTGGTCCATTTCTTGCTGGTGCTGGTAGATTTTTAGTCACAGTTCAAGGAAAAGGTGGACATGCTGCAGCTCCCCATTTGACTGCAGACCCAATTCTTGCAGCCTGCTCGGTCATCCTTGCGCTCCAACAGATTGTATCTCGAGAAACCGACCCTCTAGAGGCCAGG GTGGTAACAGTTGGGTTTGTTAACGGTGGCCAAGCCGCAAATGTCATTCCAGAGACGGTGGAACTTAAAGGGACTTTTCGAAGCTTGACTTTAGATGGTATACATTACCTTCAGCAAAGGATTAAGGAG GTGATAGAGATGCAAGCATCAGTGCATCAGTGTAATGCAACAGTGGACTTCATGCATGAAAAAATGAGGCCGTATCCACCAACTGTAATTGATGAAGCACTCTATGTACACAGCAAGAGTGTTAGTGAAGCCTTGGTTGGGGAAGCAAATGTGTATCTTCTTCCAATGACTATGGGAGCAGAGGACTTTAGCTTCTATACACATAAAATGCCAGCCGCAATGTTCATGATCGGGactacagaccataccttgggatCGAATGCTACAAGTTTGCATTCACCGTACTTGGTCATTGATGAGGAGGTACTTCCAATAGGAGCAGCTCTTCATGCTGCAGTTGCGATCTCGTTCTTGGATAACAATACTGATGCTGCTGCTGCGCACTCAGTCATTCACTAG